In a single window of the Streptacidiphilus sp. P02-A3a genome:
- a CDS encoding ABC transporter permease: MASTTVPTLAVATAAPTRRRNSIPPTVLLSAAVLLLILLVGVDPGLFTGTSPDAINPVGALQGPSAAHWFGTDQLGRDLFTRVLYGARPSLLLGFGSTVIAVAGGAVIGLAAALGGRVADQLLMRLSDILLSLPAVLLALMVIAILGPGTVNIMIAIGVAFIPGYGRLVRAEALVVRRSGYVEAAVALGLRRRALVLRHVLPNALAPLLTLAAVGFGSALISASGLSFLGLGPQPPSPEWGAMLSDGRDFLQSAWWIGVFPGLAVTVTVIAVNVVGRYAQDRFTRRTSR; the protein is encoded by the coding sequence ATGGCGAGTACCACCGTTCCCACCCTTGCCGTCGCGACCGCCGCGCCGACCCGCCGCCGGAACTCGATACCGCCCACGGTGCTGCTGTCCGCCGCGGTCCTGCTGCTGATCCTGCTGGTCGGCGTCGACCCCGGACTGTTCACCGGTACCTCACCGGACGCGATCAACCCGGTCGGCGCGCTCCAGGGCCCCAGCGCCGCCCACTGGTTCGGCACCGACCAGCTGGGCCGCGACCTGTTCACCCGGGTCCTGTACGGGGCGCGTCCGAGCCTGCTGCTGGGCTTCGGCTCGACGGTGATCGCGGTGGCCGGCGGCGCCGTGATCGGCCTCGCCGCCGCGCTCGGCGGACGCGTCGCCGACCAGCTGCTGATGCGGCTCAGCGACATCCTGCTGTCGCTCCCGGCGGTACTGCTGGCGCTGATGGTGATCGCCATCCTCGGCCCCGGCACCGTCAACATCATGATCGCCATCGGCGTCGCCTTCATCCCCGGCTACGGACGACTGGTCCGCGCCGAGGCGCTGGTGGTCCGCCGCTCCGGCTACGTCGAGGCGGCGGTGGCGCTCGGCCTGCGCCGCCGGGCGCTGGTGCTGCGGCACGTGCTGCCGAACGCCCTGGCGCCGCTGCTCACCCTGGCCGCGGTCGGCTTCGGCTCGGCGCTGATCTCCGCGTCCGGGCTCAGCTTCCTCGGCCTCGGCCCGCAGCCGCCGTCGCCCGAGTGGGGGGCGATGCTCTCCGACGGCCGCGACTTCCTGCAGAGCGCCTGGTGGATCGGCGTGTTCCCGGGCCTGGCGGTCACCGTCACCGTGATCGCCGTGAACGTCGTCGGCCGCTACGCCCAGGACCGCTTCACCAGGAGGACCAGCCGATGA
- a CDS encoding ABC transporter ATP-binding protein, with translation MSPTPEPLLAVEDLNVVFQQGRSARRGQPQVNAVRDVSFTLDRGECLAVVGESGSGKSVTARTLLGLTGNRAQVTARRISFDGQDLTALSEREWRSVRGRRIGLVLQDALVSLDPLRRIGTEVGEPLRTHGLADRAETGRRVLSLLADAGIPDPARRARQYPHQLSGGLRQRALIASALAGGPELLVADEPTTALDVTVQAQVFDLLSGLIAEGTALLLISHDLAAVARLADRIAVMYGGLVVERGPAARVLGAPRHPYTRALLAAVPAIDGRRALLSAPTLGLPAAGPDGCPYAARCALADQRCRDELPAPEGEDGHQTRCWHPRTDAPVALPTPVRALPAEPAPAGPGPAGQRPDGRDPAGEPLLEVSEISKRFRSPDGGHYDAVREVSFQLRAGETLGVVGESGSGKTTAARIALGLLEPDSGSVRFAGGPWSGVPEHRRRERRRLIQVVSQDPLGSFDPRYSVERLVGEAVAQAGIPRGAARRARVAELLDQVGLPAGLLDRRPLDLSGGQRQRVAIARALAPGPRLLVCDEPVSALDVSIQAQVLDLLVTLQRELGVALLFISHDLGVIHHVSDRLIVMRGGSVVETGDVAEVFAGPAHPYTRELLAAVPRPEPAAEAVPHHRDRTPVAPTPQGGSA, from the coding sequence ATGAGCCCGACCCCGGAACCGCTGCTGGCGGTCGAGGACCTGAACGTGGTGTTCCAGCAGGGCCGTTCGGCCCGGCGCGGGCAGCCGCAGGTGAACGCCGTCCGGGACGTCTCGTTCACCCTGGACCGGGGCGAGTGCCTGGCCGTGGTCGGCGAGTCCGGCTCCGGCAAGAGCGTCACCGCCCGCACCCTGCTCGGCCTGACCGGCAACCGGGCGCAGGTCACCGCCCGCCGGATCAGCTTCGACGGCCAGGACCTCACCGCGCTGAGCGAGCGCGAGTGGCGGTCGGTGCGCGGACGCCGGATCGGCCTGGTGCTCCAGGACGCGCTGGTGTCGCTGGACCCGCTGCGCCGCATCGGCACCGAGGTCGGCGAACCGCTGCGCACCCACGGCCTGGCCGACCGCGCGGAGACCGGCCGCCGGGTGCTGTCGCTGCTCGCCGACGCCGGGATCCCGGACCCGGCCCGGCGCGCCCGGCAGTACCCGCACCAGCTCTCCGGCGGACTGCGGCAGCGGGCGCTGATCGCCTCGGCGCTGGCCGGCGGCCCGGAGCTGCTGGTCGCCGACGAACCCACCACCGCGCTCGACGTCACCGTCCAGGCCCAGGTCTTCGACCTGCTCAGCGGCCTGATCGCGGAGGGCACCGCACTGCTGCTGATCAGCCACGACCTGGCCGCGGTGGCCCGACTGGCCGACCGGATCGCGGTCATGTACGGCGGCCTGGTGGTCGAACGCGGCCCGGCCGCACGGGTGTTGGGAGCCCCACGGCACCCGTACACGCGGGCGCTGCTGGCGGCGGTCCCGGCGATCGACGGTCGGCGCGCGCTGCTCTCCGCGCCGACGCTCGGGCTGCCCGCCGCCGGGCCCGACGGCTGCCCCTACGCGGCCCGCTGCGCCCTCGCCGACCAGCGCTGCCGCGACGAACTCCCGGCGCCGGAAGGTGAGGACGGCCACCAGACCCGCTGCTGGCACCCGCGGACCGACGCCCCGGTGGCGCTGCCGACACCGGTCCGGGCGCTCCCGGCCGAACCGGCACCCGCGGGGCCGGGCCCGGCGGGTCAGCGCCCGGACGGTCGGGACCCGGCCGGGGAGCCGCTGCTGGAGGTCTCCGAGATCTCCAAGCGCTTCCGGTCGCCGGACGGCGGCCACTACGACGCCGTCCGCGAGGTCTCCTTCCAGCTGCGGGCCGGGGAGACCCTGGGCGTGGTCGGCGAGTCCGGCTCCGGCAAGACCACGGCCGCGCGGATCGCGCTCGGTCTGCTGGAGCCCGACTCGGGCAGCGTCCGGTTCGCGGGCGGACCCTGGAGCGGAGTGCCGGAGCACCGGCGGCGGGAGCGGCGGCGGCTGATCCAGGTCGTCTCGCAGGACCCGCTCGGCTCGTTCGACCCCCGCTACTCGGTGGAGCGGCTGGTCGGCGAGGCGGTGGCGCAGGCCGGGATCCCGCGCGGGGCCGCCCGGCGGGCCCGGGTGGCCGAACTCCTGGACCAGGTCGGGCTGCCCGCCGGGCTGCTGGACCGGCGTCCACTGGACCTCTCCGGCGGCCAGCGGCAGCGGGTGGCGATCGCCCGGGCGCTGGCCCCCGGACCACGGCTGCTGGTCTGCGACGAGCCGGTCTCGGCGCTGGACGTCTCGATCCAGGCGCAGGTACTGGACCTGCTGGTCACCCTGCAACGCGAACTTGGAGTGGCGCTGCTGTTCATCTCGCACGACCTCGGCGTGATCCACCACGTCAGCGACCGGCTGATCGTGATGCGCGGCGGCAGCGTGGTCGAGACCGGCGACGTCGCCGAGGTCTTCGCCGGACCGGCCCATCCCTACACCCGGGAGCTGCTCGCCGCGGTCCCCCGCCCCGAACCGGCCGCCGAGGCCGTACCGCACCACCGCGACCGCACCCCGGTCGCACCGACCCCGCAGGGAGGAAGCGCATGA
- a CDS encoding DUF5988 family protein, with product MTSDIAPNAILHGGPSEYLPDERRLRHVAEPLDVLKVLCGNRYEHFRRSAQTIRHESVELRVFAWTGFTYLAE from the coding sequence ATGACCAGTGACATTGCACCGAACGCGATACTCCACGGAGGCCCGTCCGAGTACCTGCCCGACGAACGGCGGCTGCGCCATGTAGCGGAACCACTTGACGTGCTCAAGGTGCTCTGCGGCAACCGCTACGAGCACTTCCGGCGGTCCGCGCAGACGATCCGCCACGAGTCCGTGGAGCTGCGGGTCTTCGCCTGGACGGGGTTCACCTACCTGGCCGAGTGA
- a CDS encoding DUF6299 family protein has translation MRARLAVVGAIGALAVLFSGGWTAAAADGENSVTVAPSGGIAKDGTVTLTGTYRCDSSVGYGTVVNVLVTDGSNTSSVGSSRLVSCDGAEHTWTAIGQPYQSVAAGPIRVEATLIHLSWQGSLIPRTDVLADQQQTSTLVPRS, from the coding sequence ATGCGGGCTCGTCTCGCCGTCGTCGGCGCCATCGGCGCCCTTGCCGTCCTGTTCTCGGGCGGATGGACCGCCGCGGCCGCCGACGGGGAGAACTCGGTGACCGTCGCCCCGAGCGGCGGCATCGCCAAGGACGGCACGGTCACCCTCACCGGCACCTACCGCTGCGACTCGTCGGTCGGCTACGGCACCGTGGTGAACGTCCTGGTCACCGACGGCTCCAACACCAGCAGCGTCGGCAGCAGCCGGCTCGTCAGCTGCGACGGCGCGGAGCACACCTGGACCGCGATCGGTCAGCCGTACCAGTCGGTGGCCGCCGGTCCGATCCGGGTCGAGGCGACGCTGATCCACCTCAGCTGGCAGGGCTCGCTGATCCCGCGGACCGACGTGCTGGCGGACCAGCAGCAGACCAGCACGCTGGTCCCGCGCTCCTGA
- a CDS encoding G1 family glutamic endopeptidase: MSRRSTVRLLGIATGLVAAAAFASPSAQAAAPTAHHQHHARVSAALAHRESHPLRPDRNTRRHNDTVTSGNWSGYAATGDSGSYTSVTSSWVQPAISCGSQDTYSSYWVGLDGYNNSALEQTGTEADCIGGQAEYGAWWEVLPASESPWSVDVEPGDQLTATVTDNGDGTFTMTLDDSTEGWNQTTTQQGSSGYQDSSAEVIAEATDVGGQIASLSDFGTVDFTGAAANGQALDSYAPTGIVMQNQDSGDTMAQPGSISDGSFADTWENSN; this comes from the coding sequence ATGTCCCGCAGATCAACCGTACGCCTGCTCGGCATAGCCACCGGCCTCGTCGCCGCCGCCGCGTTCGCGTCCCCCAGCGCGCAGGCGGCCGCCCCCACCGCGCACCACCAGCACCATGCCCGGGTCAGCGCCGCGCTCGCGCACCGCGAGAGCCACCCGCTGCGCCCGGACCGGAACACGCGGCGCCACAACGACACCGTCACCTCCGGCAACTGGAGCGGATACGCGGCCACCGGCGACTCCGGCAGCTACACCTCGGTCACCTCCTCCTGGGTCCAGCCCGCCATCAGCTGCGGCTCGCAGGACACCTACTCCTCCTACTGGGTGGGGCTCGACGGCTACAACAACTCGGCGCTGGAGCAGACCGGCACCGAGGCCGACTGCATCGGCGGGCAGGCCGAGTACGGCGCCTGGTGGGAGGTGCTGCCCGCGTCCGAGAGCCCCTGGTCGGTCGACGTCGAGCCCGGTGACCAGCTGACCGCCACCGTCACCGACAACGGCGACGGGACGTTCACCATGACCCTCGACGACAGCACCGAGGGCTGGAACCAGACCACCACCCAGCAGGGCTCCTCCGGCTACCAGGACAGCTCGGCCGAGGTCATCGCCGAGGCCACCGACGTCGGCGGCCAGATCGCCAGCCTGTCCGACTTCGGCACCGTGGACTTCACCGGCGCCGCCGCCAACGGCCAGGCACTGGACAGCTACGCGCCGACCGGCATCGTCATGCAGAACCAGGACAGCGGCGACACCATGGCGCAGCCCGGGTCGATCTCCGACGGCAGCTTCGCCGACACCTGGGAGAACTCCAACTGA
- a CDS encoding class I adenylate-forming enzyme family protein, translating into MSGAWPTGLPTTLDYPPAGIGAALAGSARRYRDRLAFVDGERSLTYTELFDRSLRLARGLAERGVKPGDTVGLLLPNSLWFPVGYFGAILAGAVVGPLNPAQPAGALREQLAEASVGCVVTVPECLPLLDQAAGPRLRLTVVVPGPLESARPDTVGLDELLRAEPATDAGRGGADLAHLAFTGGTTGRSKPVRVLHRNVMANALQSACWRSGAVPELDAEGGVVLRTLPGARGAHSVQPGQGVGIAVAPMFHAMGIISLVVSVLQGATVVLCGRFEPSGYLDLVQRHRANGLVGSPPMFRALLEHPSARGRDLGSVTLVSCGAAPIDRVTLERLHGLFPNALVAEGYGLTEATMAITLGPVGPTTPPPPPGTVGLPAFDTEVQIRTPDGDGGPLPTGELGEVWARGPQITDGYHGHPELTDNQFQGGWLRTGDLGRLDADGYLFLEGRAKDMLIYKGYNVYPQHLEEVLCTHPAVAQASVVGVPSEGVGEIPVGYVVPRAGVGADEAELLAFVAERVVPYARLRGLRLVDALPVSAAGKVLKQRLREEWRE; encoded by the coding sequence ATGTCCGGAGCCTGGCCCACGGGCCTGCCGACCACGCTCGACTACCCGCCGGCCGGGATCGGCGCGGCGCTGGCCGGTTCCGCCCGCCGCTACCGCGACCGGCTCGCCTTCGTCGACGGCGAGCGCTCGCTGACCTACACCGAGCTGTTCGACCGCTCGCTGCGGCTGGCCCGGGGGCTGGCCGAGCGGGGGGTGAAACCCGGGGACACGGTCGGCCTGCTGCTGCCCAACAGCCTCTGGTTCCCGGTCGGTTACTTCGGCGCGATCCTGGCCGGGGCGGTGGTCGGTCCGCTCAACCCGGCGCAGCCCGCCGGTGCGCTGCGCGAGCAGCTGGCGGAGGCGTCCGTCGGCTGCGTGGTCACCGTGCCCGAGTGCCTGCCGCTGCTGGACCAGGCGGCGGGACCGCGGCTGCGGCTGACCGTGGTGGTGCCGGGGCCGCTGGAGTCCGCCCGTCCGGACACCGTCGGCCTGGACGAGCTGCTGCGCGCCGAACCGGCGACCGACGCCGGGCGCGGCGGCGCGGACCTGGCGCACCTGGCCTTCACCGGCGGCACCACCGGCCGCTCCAAGCCGGTCCGGGTGCTGCACCGCAACGTCATGGCGAACGCCCTGCAGTCCGCCTGCTGGCGGTCGGGGGCGGTGCCGGAGCTGGACGCCGAGGGCGGCGTGGTGCTGCGGACCCTGCCCGGGGCGCGCGGCGCGCACAGCGTGCAGCCCGGGCAGGGGGTCGGCATCGCGGTGGCGCCGATGTTCCACGCGATGGGCATCATCTCGCTGGTGGTCTCGGTGCTCCAGGGGGCCACGGTGGTGCTCTGCGGCCGGTTCGAGCCGTCCGGTTACCTGGACCTGGTGCAGCGTCACCGCGCCAACGGGCTGGTGGGCTCGCCGCCGATGTTCCGGGCCCTGCTGGAGCACCCCTCCGCGCGGGGCCGCGACCTGGGTTCGGTGACCCTGGTCAGCTGCGGGGCCGCGCCGATCGACCGGGTCACCCTGGAGCGGCTGCACGGGCTGTTCCCGAACGCCCTGGTGGCCGAGGGGTACGGGCTGACCGAGGCGACCATGGCGATCACCCTGGGCCCGGTCGGGCCGACCACGCCGCCGCCCCCGCCCGGGACGGTGGGCCTGCCCGCCTTCGACACCGAGGTGCAGATCCGCACCCCGGACGGCGACGGCGGGCCGCTCCCGACAGGGGAGTTGGGGGAGGTCTGGGCGCGCGGCCCGCAGATCACCGACGGCTACCACGGGCACCCGGAGTTGACGGACAATCAGTTCCAGGGCGGCTGGCTGCGCACCGGAGACCTGGGCCGACTGGACGCCGACGGCTACCTGTTCCTGGAGGGCCGGGCCAAGGACATGCTGATCTACAAGGGCTACAACGTCTACCCGCAGCACCTGGAGGAGGTGCTGTGCACGCACCCGGCGGTGGCGCAGGCCTCCGTGGTCGGGGTGCCCAGCGAGGGCGTGGGGGAGATCCCGGTCGGCTACGTGGTGCCCCGCGCCGGGGTCGGCGCGGACGAGGCGGAGCTGCTCGCCTTCGTCGCCGAGCGGGTGGTCCCCTACGCGCGGCTGCGCGGCCTGCGGCTGGTGGACGCGCTGCCGGTGTCCGCCGCCGGGAAGGTGCTCAAGCAGCGGCTCCGCGAGGAGTGGCGGGAATAG
- a CDS encoding S8 family serine peptidase, with amino-acid sequence MVHVRKIAAPVVTVGALVALTLLPAATAQAQTRAQTQPQAQAQPQAQPQAQAPSAAALPNAALADRGTTRACAGIAGDRCLADIVTVAKGSVKPLATSTPVGYGPADFAAAYNLPAATVGPANTIAILDEGAFPTLEADLAGYRSQYGLPACTTANGCFKQVNEHGGAPLAAGTTTAQKEFDEGVGVETTLDVDMASAACPTCHILEITVNRDLTTSEDQAAEDFGVAMDTAATLGASAASVSYQFDPDATLDLGTAARDFFHPGMAITASSGDSGFEGTPSGWPQNLPTVTSVGGTSLYRTPGAGNGYTEVAWSGSGSGCAAELPPALGQPTSVAANCGGHRADSDVSADADPNTGAAVYDDYAPYSGQPYGWIAVGGTSESSPFVAGLYARGGDLADVEGPNTLYADPSSAFNDVTVGENAPPNSGCGVLCTSGSGWDGPTGLGTPNGLSGF; translated from the coding sequence GTGGTGCACGTCCGAAAGATCGCGGCGCCGGTGGTGACGGTCGGGGCGTTGGTCGCGCTGACCCTGCTACCGGCCGCAACGGCCCAGGCCCAGACCCGAGCCCAGACCCAACCGCAGGCACAGGCCCAACCGCAGGCCCAACCGCAGGCACAGGCGCCGAGTGCCGCCGCACTGCCCAACGCGGCGCTGGCCGACCGGGGCACCACCCGGGCCTGCGCGGGTATCGCGGGCGACCGCTGCCTGGCCGACATCGTCACCGTCGCCAAGGGCTCGGTCAAGCCGCTGGCGACCAGTACCCCGGTGGGCTACGGCCCGGCGGACTTCGCCGCCGCCTACAACCTGCCCGCCGCCACCGTCGGCCCGGCCAACACCATCGCGATCCTGGACGAGGGCGCCTTCCCGACCCTCGAAGCCGACCTCGCCGGCTACCGCTCGCAGTACGGGCTGCCCGCGTGCACCACCGCCAACGGCTGCTTCAAGCAGGTCAACGAGCACGGCGGGGCGCCGCTGGCGGCCGGGACCACCACCGCCCAGAAGGAGTTCGACGAGGGGGTCGGGGTCGAGACCACGCTCGACGTGGACATGGCCTCGGCGGCCTGCCCGACCTGCCACATCCTGGAGATCACGGTCAACCGGGACCTCACCACCAGCGAGGACCAGGCCGCCGAGGACTTCGGCGTGGCGATGGACACCGCCGCCACGCTCGGCGCGTCGGCCGCCAGCGTCAGCTACCAGTTCGACCCGGACGCCACCTTGGACCTCGGCACCGCCGCGCGGGATTTCTTCCACCCCGGGATGGCGATCACCGCCTCCTCCGGTGACAGCGGCTTCGAGGGCACCCCCTCCGGCTGGCCGCAGAACCTGCCGACGGTCACCTCCGTCGGCGGCACCTCGCTCTACCGCACGCCCGGCGCCGGCAACGGCTACACCGAGGTCGCCTGGAGCGGCTCCGGCAGCGGCTGCGCGGCCGAACTCCCGCCCGCGCTCGGCCAGCCGACCAGCGTCGCGGCCAACTGCGGCGGCCACCGCGCCGACTCCGACGTCTCCGCCGACGCCGACCCGAACACCGGTGCGGCCGTGTACGACGACTACGCGCCGTACAGCGGCCAGCCGTACGGCTGGATCGCCGTCGGCGGCACCAGCGAGTCCAGCCCGTTCGTCGCCGGACTGTACGCGCGCGGCGGCGACCTGGCCGACGTCGAGGGTCCGAACACCCTCTACGCCGACCCCTCCTCGGCCTTCAACGACGTCACCGTCGGCGAGAACGCCCCGCCGAACAGCGGCTGCGGCGTGCTCTGCACCTCGGGCTCCGGCTGGGACGGCCCGACCGGCCTCGGCACCCCGAACGGCCTGTCCGGCTTCTGA
- a CDS encoding amidohydrolase yields the protein MNQPADLIIHNAHVHTVDPDLPTAQAVAVRDGRISWVGADAGIDARRGARTELVDAGGRLLLPGFIDSHNHVRLGSDRACVQLAGAADLPEIGRRIQAWLAANPGADWVEAEAFDYSAVPGGRMPTAADLDPYTGDHPAFVLSYDVHTAWLNTAALRRLGIDADTGQTPYGTIAKDPATGRPTGFVTDFAVRGLSRDGHRALRAAGVPWAHPDRQYARLCGSLELAARFGITTVVEPQNSLDDLALFERAEREGRLRSRLVAALFHPRGTGPEDLDAFARAAAAYRTDRLRVGPLKLYIDDVVEPHTAALLEPYHGHAHHRGETFYPPEEFAEVFARLDRLGFQLFVHATGDRGIRTVLDAAAHARAVNGPRDSRHQVVHVECLDPADTPRFAELGVVACMQPRHCSPDIAGPGQDWARAVGPERWSKAWPMRDLHRAGAALAFSSDWNVAEMDPMVGLYTAVTRQGLRGGPAWRPEQTVDLETALRGYTMGSAYANFLEDRLGSITPGKYADLVLLSRDLFAEADPRAILDTRVDLSLVGGEPVRQPADSV from the coding sequence GTGAACCAGCCCGCCGACCTGATCATCCACAACGCCCACGTGCACACGGTCGACCCGGACCTGCCCACGGCCCAGGCGGTCGCCGTCCGCGACGGCCGGATCAGCTGGGTCGGCGCCGACGCCGGGATCGACGCCCGGCGCGGCGCGCGGACCGAACTCGTGGACGCCGGAGGCCGGTTGCTGCTGCCCGGGTTCATCGACAGCCACAACCACGTCCGGCTCGGCTCGGACCGGGCCTGCGTGCAGCTGGCCGGTGCCGCCGACCTGCCCGAGATCGGCCGCCGGATCCAGGCCTGGCTCGCGGCCAACCCCGGCGCCGACTGGGTGGAGGCCGAGGCCTTCGACTACTCGGCCGTCCCCGGCGGCCGGATGCCCACCGCCGCCGACCTGGACCCGTACACCGGCGACCATCCGGCCTTCGTGCTCAGCTACGACGTGCACACCGCCTGGCTGAACACCGCCGCGCTGCGCCGCCTCGGCATCGACGCCGACACCGGGCAGACCCCCTACGGCACCATCGCCAAGGACCCGGCCACCGGTCGGCCCACCGGCTTCGTCACCGACTTCGCGGTCCGCGGCCTGTCCCGCGACGGGCACCGGGCGCTGCGCGCCGCGGGGGTGCCCTGGGCGCACCCGGACCGGCAGTACGCGCGGCTGTGCGGCAGCCTGGAACTGGCCGCCAGGTTCGGCATCACCACCGTGGTCGAGCCGCAGAACTCGCTGGACGACCTCGCCCTGTTCGAGCGCGCCGAACGAGAGGGGCGGCTGCGCTCCCGGCTGGTGGCCGCGCTGTTCCACCCGCGCGGTACCGGCCCGGAGGACCTGGACGCCTTCGCCCGGGCCGCCGCGGCGTACCGGACCGACCGGCTGCGGGTGGGGCCGCTCAAGCTGTACATCGACGACGTGGTGGAACCGCACACGGCCGCGCTGCTGGAGCCGTACCACGGCCACGCGCACCACCGGGGCGAGACCTTCTACCCGCCGGAGGAGTTCGCCGAGGTCTTCGCCCGGCTCGACCGGCTGGGCTTCCAGCTGTTCGTGCACGCCACCGGCGACCGGGGGATCCGGACCGTACTGGACGCCGCCGCGCACGCCCGCGCCGTCAACGGGCCGCGCGACTCCCGGCACCAGGTGGTCCACGTCGAGTGCCTGGACCCGGCGGACACCCCGCGCTTCGCCGAACTGGGAGTGGTGGCCTGCATGCAGCCGCGGCACTGCTCGCCGGACATCGCCGGTCCCGGCCAGGACTGGGCGCGGGCGGTGGGCCCGGAGCGCTGGAGCAAGGCCTGGCCGATGCGGGACCTGCACCGGGCGGGCGCCGCGCTGGCCTTCTCCAGCGACTGGAACGTCGCCGAGATGGACCCGATGGTCGGCCTCTACACCGCCGTCACCCGCCAGGGGCTGCGCGGCGGCCCGGCCTGGCGGCCGGAGCAGACCGTCGACCTGGAGACCGCGCTGCGCGGCTACACCATGGGCAGCGCCTACGCCAACTTCCTGGAGGACCGCCTCGGTTCGATCACCCCGGGCAAGTACGCCGACCTGGTGCTGCTCTCCCGCGACCTGTTCGCGGAGGCGGACCCGAGGGCCATCCTGGACACCCGGGTCGACCTGTCCCTGGTCGGCGGCGAACCGGTGCGGCAGCCCGCCGACTCGGTCTGA
- a CDS encoding APC family permease: MPTSSPPTPAAPAATALPRSLGVFGAVMLTLSCVTPASSLFIVVPPLLMSLGSGTVQALLIAAVLSLGVGLCYAELGTLVPSAGGEYSIVGRLLGRPVGWLVFVISLVSLMVIPPIIALGTSDYISSLVTVDPRVAGAVVMALSVAVGVLDIKSNALVTGVFLGIEVLAAATVSLLGFTHVHQPLSTLLHAAVPDGHGHTGPLTAGLLVSGLAVALFTYNGFGTAIYLSEDLVEPRRSVARTVLWSLLAGVVVITVPVTAICLGVSSPDQLAAGDLVAIVDSWAGSAVGTFVSLCVAAAILNAVIVMVLQNGRVLFASARDRTWPEPVNRALGQIHPRWGSPWVATLGIGVPGIVLAAAVPIEDLLGFTGVVVAVIYLLLGVAALAARRARHRDTTAWRMPLWPLAPVVTTLALAYVLTQQTGHDLLITAVVLLVGLVYWFAYLRPRTATHWQLSLPADQSAAAPLPLPATAAVPAAAAPTARTTENS, translated from the coding sequence ATGCCCACCTCCTCCCCGCCGACCCCGGCGGCGCCCGCCGCCACCGCGCTGCCCAGATCCCTGGGCGTCTTCGGTGCGGTGATGCTGACCCTGTCCTGTGTCACTCCGGCCTCCTCGCTGTTCATCGTGGTCCCGCCGCTGCTGATGTCCCTGGGCAGCGGCACGGTGCAGGCACTGCTGATCGCGGCGGTGCTCTCCCTGGGCGTGGGCCTGTGCTACGCCGAACTCGGCACGCTGGTGCCCAGCGCGGGCGGTGAGTACTCGATCGTCGGCCGGCTGCTGGGCCGCCCGGTCGGCTGGCTGGTGTTCGTGATCTCGCTGGTGTCGCTGATGGTGATCCCGCCGATCATCGCGCTCGGCACCTCGGACTACATCTCCAGCCTGGTCACGGTCGACCCGCGGGTCGCCGGGGCGGTGGTGATGGCGCTGTCGGTGGCCGTGGGCGTGCTGGACATCAAGTCCAACGCCCTGGTCACCGGGGTCTTCCTGGGAATCGAGGTGCTGGCCGCCGCTACCGTCAGCCTCCTCGGCTTCACCCACGTCCACCAGCCGCTGTCCACCCTGCTGCACGCCGCCGTCCCGGACGGCCACGGGCACACCGGCCCGCTGACCGCCGGGCTGCTGGTCTCCGGCCTGGCGGTGGCGCTGTTCACCTACAACGGCTTCGGCACCGCCATCTACCTGTCCGAGGACCTGGTGGAGCCGCGTCGGTCGGTGGCCCGCACCGTGCTCTGGTCGCTGCTCGCCGGGGTGGTGGTGATCACCGTGCCGGTGACCGCGATCTGCCTGGGCGTCAGCAGCCCGGACCAGCTGGCGGCGGGTGACCTGGTCGCCATCGTCGACTCCTGGGCGGGCAGCGCGGTGGGCACCTTCGTCAGCCTCTGCGTCGCCGCCGCGATCCTGAACGCGGTCATCGTCATGGTGCTGCAGAACGGCCGGGTGCTGTTCGCCTCGGCCCGGGACCGCACCTGGCCCGAGCCGGTCAACCGGGCCCTGGGACAGATCCACCCGCGCTGGGGCTCGCCGTGGGTGGCCACCCTGGGCATCGGCGTCCCCGGGATCGTGCTCGCCGCCGCCGTCCCGATCGAGGACCTGCTCGGCTTCACCGGCGTCGTGGTGGCCGTGATCTACCTGCTGCTCGGTGTCGCCGCGCTGGCCGCGCGCCGCGCCCGGCACCGCGACACCACCGCCTGGCGGATGCCGCTGTGGCCGCTGGCACCGGTGGTCACCACACTCGCGCTGGCGTACGTGCTCACCCAGCAGACCGGCCACGACCTGCTGATCACCGCCGTGGTGCTGCTGGTCGGCCTGGTCTACTGGTTCGCCTACCTGCGCCCGCGCACCGCCACCCACTGGCAGTTGAGCCTGCCCGCCGACCAGAGCGCCGCCGCGCCGCTCCCGCTTCCGGCCACCGCCGCCGTTCCGGCCGCCGCCGCGCCGACCGCACGCACCACGGAGAACTCGTGA